The Bacillus vallismortis genome window below encodes:
- the dnaJ gene encoding molecular chaperone DnaJ: MSKRDYYEVLGVSKSASKDEIKKAYRKLSKKYHPDINKEAGSDEKFKEVKEAYETLSDDQKRSHYDQFGHTDPNQGFGGGGFGGGDFGGFGFDDIFSSIFGGGTRRRDPNAPRQGADLQYTMTLSFEDAVFGKETSIEIPREETCDTCKGSGAKPGTNPETCSHCGGSGQLNVEQNTPFGKVVNRRVCHHCEGTGKFIKNKCADCGGKGKVKKRKKINVTIPAGVDDGQQLRLSGQGEPGVNGGPAGDLFVVFHVRAHEFFERDGDDIYCEMPLTFAQAALGDEVEVPTLHGKVKLKIPAGTQTGTKFRLRGKGVQNVRGYGQGDQHIVVRVVTPTNLTDKQKDIIREFAEVSGNLPDEQEMSFFDKVKRAFKGD; this comes from the coding sequence ATGAGTAAGCGTGATTACTATGAAGTGCTGGGAGTAAGTAAGAGCGCTTCTAAGGATGAAATTAAAAAAGCTTATCGGAAGCTGTCAAAAAAATATCATCCTGATATTAACAAAGAAGCCGGATCAGATGAAAAATTTAAAGAGGTAAAAGAAGCATACGAAACGCTGTCTGATGATCAAAAACGGTCTCATTACGATCAATTTGGCCATACTGATCCTAACCAAGGCTTCGGCGGCGGCGGTTTTGGCGGCGGAGATTTCGGCGGTTTTGGTTTCGATGATATTTTCTCAAGTATTTTCGGCGGAGGCACAAGACGAAGAGATCCAAACGCCCCGCGCCAAGGTGCCGATTTGCAGTATACGATGACTTTGTCGTTTGAGGATGCCGTTTTTGGTAAAGAGACGTCCATCGAAATTCCGCGTGAGGAAACATGCGATACGTGTAAAGGTTCAGGTGCGAAACCTGGAACAAACCCGGAAACGTGCTCGCACTGCGGAGGCTCCGGCCAATTAAACGTGGAGCAAAATACGCCGTTTGGAAAAGTCGTTAACAGACGGGTTTGCCACCACTGTGAAGGTACGGGCAAATTCATTAAAAATAAATGTGCGGATTGCGGCGGTAAAGGAAAAGTCAAAAAACGCAAAAAAATCAACGTCACAATTCCAGCCGGTGTAGATGACGGGCAGCAGCTTCGTCTCTCGGGACAGGGTGAACCAGGAGTAAATGGCGGCCCTGCCGGGGATTTATTTGTCGTGTTCCACGTGCGCGCTCACGAGTTCTTCGAGCGTGACGGCGATGATATTTACTGTGAAATGCCGTTAACGTTCGCTCAGGCTGCTCTTGGAGATGAAGTGGAAGTTCCGACGCTGCATGGAAAAGTGAAGTTAAAAATTCCAGCCGGTACACAAACAGGAACAAAATTCAGATTAAGAGGCAAAGGCGTTCAAAATGTCAGAGGCTATGGACAGGGTGACCAGCATATCGTCGTCCGTGTCGTCACGCCGACAAACCTGACAGATAAACAAAAAGACATTATCCGCGAATTTGCCGAGGTCAGCGGAAACTTGCCTGACGAACAGGAAATGAGTTTCTTCGACAAGGTAAAACGCGCGTTTAAAGGCGATTAA
- a CDS encoding Na/Pi symporter, with amino-acid sequence MLILIGFTALILFFLAGMNMLRKGLISMAYSKIEERLLFFTDHPLKAFLISIVFTGILQSSSAFMVIVIGFVSAGVLPFKRTIPMILGTNVGSTFTTEFIAIKMDVLIWILLIGGLLFFLTGRYPLKQLGTSLLGLGIIFFCISGFSHLAGPLTKLKTGADILYHVNDSNWSALLIGMVLTAMIHSSSVCIGILMSFMNEGIIGLTQAMSVVLGSNIGTCITAVMAAVSGGYAAKQTAYAHVVFNMLGVALIFPFLAAATGFVEQLSVDPAQRIAHFSLLFNVVTAFLFLPLTNLFYRLIHFLIPAK; translated from the coding sequence ATGTTGATTCTGATCGGTTTTACTGCTCTTATATTATTCTTTCTCGCAGGCATGAACATGCTTCGAAAAGGCTTAATTTCAATGGCGTACTCAAAAATTGAAGAACGATTGCTATTTTTTACGGACCATCCGTTAAAAGCGTTCCTGATCAGTATTGTATTTACAGGGATTCTTCAGAGCAGTTCAGCCTTTATGGTCATTGTCATCGGTTTTGTAAGCGCGGGCGTCCTTCCTTTTAAACGGACAATACCGATGATTCTCGGAACAAATGTCGGATCTACCTTTACAACTGAATTTATCGCCATCAAAATGGATGTTTTGATTTGGATTCTTTTGATTGGCGGTTTATTGTTTTTTCTGACTGGCAGGTATCCCTTAAAACAGTTGGGAACAAGCCTCCTCGGACTCGGCATCATCTTTTTTTGCATCAGCGGGTTCAGCCACCTTGCAGGACCGCTTACAAAACTGAAAACGGGAGCCGACATTTTATACCACGTTAACGATTCAAACTGGTCCGCTTTGCTCATCGGTATGGTGCTAACTGCCATGATTCACTCAAGCTCCGTTTGTATCGGCATTTTGATGAGTTTTATGAATGAAGGCATTATCGGACTGACACAGGCGATGAGCGTCGTACTCGGGTCAAATATCGGGACCTGCATTACAGCTGTCATGGCTGCTGTATCCGGCGGATATGCGGCGAAACAGACAGCGTATGCCCATGTGGTGTTTAACATGCTGGGCGTGGCTCTCATATTTCCTTTTCTGGCGGCAGCGACCGGCTTTGTAGAACAGTTATCAGTTGACCCTGCACAAAGGATTGCGCATTTCAGTCTTTTATTTAATGTGGTGACAGCTTTTTTATTTCTTCCGCTTACAAACTTGTTTTACCGCTTGATTCACTTTCTTATCCCAGCAAAATAA
- the mtaB gene encoding tRNA (N(6)-L-threonylcarbamoyladenosine(37)-C(2))-methylthiotransferase MtaB codes for MATVAFHTLGCKVNHYETEAIWQLFKEAGYERRDFEQTADVYVINTCTVTNTGDKKSRQVIRRAIRQNPDGVICVTGCYAQTSPAEIMAIPGVDIVVGTQDREKMLGYIDQYSEERQPINGVSNIMKARVYEELDVPAFTDRTRASLKIQEGCNNFCTFCIIPWARGLLRSRDPEEVIKQAQQLVDAGYKEIVLTGIHTGGYGEDMKDYSFAKLLRELDTRVEGVKRIRISSIEASQITDEVIEVLDRSDKIVNHLHIPIQSGSNTVLKRMRRKYTMEFFADRLSKLKKALPGLAVTSDVIVGFPGETEAEFMETYNFIKEHKFSELHVFPYSKRTGTPAARMENQVDENVKNERVHRLISLSDQLAKEYADQYENEVLEIIPEEAYKETEEENMFVGYTDNYMKVVFKGTEEMIGKIVKVKILKAGYPYNEGQFVRVVEDEITEHMRLSS; via the coding sequence ATGGCAACTGTTGCTTTCCATACGCTTGGCTGTAAAGTCAACCATTATGAAACAGAAGCAATCTGGCAGCTTTTCAAAGAAGCGGGCTACGAAAGAAGAGACTTTGAACAAACAGCTGATGTATATGTCATTAATACATGTACGGTAACCAATACGGGAGATAAAAAAAGCCGCCAAGTGATCAGACGTGCCATTCGTCAAAATCCTGACGGTGTCATCTGTGTCACAGGCTGCTATGCGCAAACCTCACCTGCAGAGATCATGGCGATCCCTGGTGTCGATATTGTAGTTGGAACGCAGGACCGGGAAAAAATGCTCGGCTACATCGACCAATACTCTGAAGAACGCCAGCCGATTAACGGTGTCAGCAACATCATGAAAGCAAGAGTGTATGAGGAGCTTGATGTGCCTGCTTTCACGGACCGGACAAGAGCGTCATTGAAAATACAGGAAGGCTGCAATAATTTCTGCACATTCTGTATTATTCCGTGGGCGCGCGGCCTGCTCCGCTCCCGCGATCCTGAAGAAGTCATTAAACAAGCGCAGCAGCTTGTCGATGCCGGATATAAAGAAATTGTTCTTACCGGTATTCATACAGGCGGCTATGGCGAAGATATGAAAGATTACAGCTTCGCTAAGCTCTTGAGAGAATTAGACACTCGTGTTGAAGGCGTTAAACGGATTAGAATTTCTTCAATCGAAGCCAGCCAAATCACAGATGAAGTGATCGAGGTCTTAGACCGCTCGGATAAAATAGTGAATCATTTGCATATTCCTATCCAATCCGGATCAAACACTGTGCTTAAACGGATGAGACGTAAATATACGATGGAATTTTTTGCAGACCGTTTAAGCAAACTGAAAAAAGCATTGCCTGGCTTAGCTGTAACTTCTGATGTCATTGTAGGCTTCCCTGGCGAAACAGAAGCAGAATTTATGGAAACCTATAACTTTATTAAAGAACATAAATTCTCTGAGCTGCATGTTTTCCCTTACAGTAAACGCACAGGTACACCGGCTGCGCGAATGGAAAACCAAGTGGATGAAAACGTTAAAAATGAGCGTGTGCATCGCCTGATTTCTCTGTCCGACCAGCTTGCGAAGGAATACGCAGATCAGTATGAAAATGAAGTTCTTGAGATTATCCCTGAGGAAGCGTATAAAGAAACAGAAGAAGAGAACATGTTTGTCGGTTACACAGACAACTATATGAAGGTTGTTTTCAAAGGTACGGAAGAGATGATCGGCAAAATCGTGAAAGTCAAAATCCTTAAAGCGGGCTATCCTTACAACGAAGGGCAATTCGTCCGTGTTGTTGAGGACGAAATAACTGAACACATGCGTTTGTCTTCTTAA
- a CDS encoding 16S rRNA (uracil(1498)-N(3))-methyltransferase: MQRYFIELTKQQMEEAPAFSITGEDVHHIVNVMRMNEGDQIICCSQDGFEAKCELQSVSKDHVSCLVVEWTNENRELPIKVYIASGLPKGDKLEWIIQKGTELGAHAFIPFQAARSVVKLDDKKAKKKRERWTKIAKEAAEQSYRNEVPQVMDVHSFQQLLQRMQDFDKCVVAYEESSKQGEISAFSAIVSSLPKGSSLLIVFGPEGGLTEAEVERLTEKDGVPGGLGPRILRTETAPLYALSAISYQTELLRGDQ; the protein is encoded by the coding sequence ATGCAACGATATTTTATCGAGCTCACGAAGCAGCAAATGGAGGAAGCGCCGGCTTTTTCGATAACCGGCGAAGATGTTCATCATATTGTGAACGTGATGAGAATGAATGAAGGTGATCAGATCATCTGCTGCTCTCAGGACGGCTTTGAGGCAAAGTGTGAACTTCAATCTGTTTCCAAGGACCATGTGTCCTGTCTTGTGGTAGAATGGACGAATGAAAACAGAGAGCTTCCGATAAAGGTTTATATTGCAAGCGGCCTCCCGAAAGGAGATAAGCTTGAATGGATTATCCAAAAAGGGACTGAGCTTGGAGCTCATGCCTTCATTCCTTTCCAAGCCGCTCGTTCTGTTGTCAAGCTGGATGACAAAAAGGCAAAGAAAAAGCGGGAAAGATGGACGAAAATTGCGAAGGAAGCGGCTGAACAATCGTACCGTAACGAAGTGCCGCAAGTGATGGATGTCCATTCTTTTCAGCAGCTTCTTCAAAGGATGCAGGATTTCGATAAATGTGTCGTTGCATACGAGGAGTCATCAAAGCAAGGAGAAATAAGCGCATTCAGCGCGATTGTAAGCAGCCTTCCGAAAGGATCATCCCTTTTGATCGTATTTGGTCCTGAAGGCGGTTTAACAGAAGCGGAAGTTGAACGGCTCACAGAGAAAGACGGTGTGCCGGGCGGCCTTGGACCGAGAATTTTAAGGACAGAAACCGCACCGCTATACGCGTTGAGTGCGATTTCTTATCAAACAGAGTTATTAAGAGGTGATCAATAA
- the prmA gene encoding 50S ribosomal protein L11 methyltransferase, whose amino-acid sequence MKWSELSIHTTHEAVEPISNILHEAGASGVVIEDPLDLIKERENVYGEIYQLDPNDYPDEGVIVKAYLPVNSFLGETVDGIKETINNLLLYNIDLGRNHITISEVNEEEWATAWKKYYHPVKISEKFTIVPTWEEYTPVHTDELIIEMDPGMAFGTGTHPTTVLCIQALERFVQKGDKVIDVGTGSGILSIAAAMLEAESVHAYDLDPVAVESARLNLKLNKVSDIAQVKQNNLLDGLEGEHDVIVANILAEVILRFTSQAYSLLKEDGHFITSGIIAHKKQEVKEALEQAGFTIVEILSMEDWVSIIAKK is encoded by the coding sequence TTGAAATGGTCCGAATTAAGCATTCACACAACACATGAAGCGGTCGAACCTATCTCAAATATATTGCATGAAGCTGGTGCAAGTGGGGTTGTGATAGAGGACCCGCTTGATTTAATTAAAGAACGTGAGAATGTGTACGGGGAAATCTACCAGCTCGACCCCAATGATTATCCAGACGAGGGTGTCATTGTCAAAGCATACCTGCCGGTCAACAGCTTTCTTGGCGAAACGGTGGATGGCATTAAAGAAACGATTAATAATTTGCTTCTTTATAATATTGATTTGGGCAGAAATCATATCACGATTTCTGAAGTGAATGAAGAAGAGTGGGCGACTGCCTGGAAGAAGTATTATCATCCTGTGAAAATTTCTGAAAAGTTTACAATTGTTCCGACGTGGGAGGAATATACGCCGGTCCATACGGATGAACTGATTATTGAAATGGACCCGGGAATGGCGTTCGGCACAGGCACACACCCGACAACCGTACTCTGTATTCAGGCGCTTGAACGCTTTGTGCAAAAGGGTGATAAGGTGATTGATGTCGGTACAGGTTCCGGAATTTTAAGTATTGCGGCTGCAATGCTTGAGGCTGAATCGGTTCATGCCTACGATCTTGATCCCGTAGCTGTAGAAAGTGCACGTCTCAATCTCAAGCTGAACAAAGTGAGCGATATTGCTCAAGTGAAGCAAAACAATTTGTTAGACGGACTTGAAGGGGAACATGATGTGATTGTTGCCAACATTTTGGCTGAAGTCATTCTTCGCTTTACTTCACAAGCGTACAGCCTGTTAAAAGAAGACGGTCATTTTATTACGTCAGGTATCATCGCTCATAAAAAACAAGAAGTAAAAGAAGCACTGGAACAAGCCGGCTTTACCATTGTAGAAATCCTTTCAATGGAAGATTGGGTCAGCATTATTGCGAAAAAATAA
- the hrcA gene encoding heat-inducible transcriptional repressor HrcA encodes MLTNRQLLILQVIINDFIKSAQPVGSRTLSKKDEITFSSATIRNEMADLEELGFIEKTHSSSGRVPSEKGYRYYVDHLLSPVKLTKSDMDQIHSIFKEKIFELEKTVQKSAQILSDLTNYTSIVLGPKLSENYLKQIQIIPIQPDKAVAILVTNTGHVENKTINFPAKMDLSDIEKLVNILNSRLSGVPMDELNEHIFKEVVMYLRQHIKNYDNILDALRSTFHSTSHVEKLFFGGKINMLNQPEFHDITRVRSLLTLIEKEQDVLKLVQSPHTGISIKIGKENDYEEMENCSLITASYSVDQKQIGSIAIIGPTRMNYSRVVSLLQHVTSDLSKALTSLYDE; translated from the coding sequence ATGTTAACAAATCGTCAGCTGCTGATCCTTCAGGTCATTATAAATGATTTTATTAAATCGGCGCAGCCGGTAGGGTCAAGAACTCTTTCGAAAAAAGATGAAATCACATTTAGCTCTGCAACAATAAGAAACGAGATGGCTGACTTGGAAGAATTGGGCTTCATAGAAAAAACCCATTCATCCTCAGGACGTGTTCCGTCAGAAAAAGGGTACCGGTACTATGTTGACCATTTGCTGTCACCCGTCAAATTGACAAAAAGCGACATGGACCAAATCCACTCGATCTTTAAAGAGAAAATTTTCGAGCTGGAAAAGACAGTTCAAAAATCAGCGCAAATTTTGTCCGATTTAACGAATTATACATCCATCGTGCTCGGGCCGAAGCTGAGTGAGAATTACCTTAAACAGATTCAAATCATACCGATTCAGCCTGATAAGGCGGTAGCAATTCTTGTTACCAATACAGGGCACGTGGAAAACAAAACGATTAATTTTCCAGCCAAAATGGATCTGTCTGATATTGAAAAACTGGTGAATATACTGAACAGCCGTTTAAGCGGCGTTCCAATGGATGAACTGAATGAGCACATATTTAAGGAAGTCGTCATGTATTTAAGACAGCACATTAAGAACTATGACAATATACTTGACGCGCTTCGTTCAACATTTCATTCTACGAGCCACGTTGAAAAATTGTTTTTTGGCGGAAAAATCAATATGCTGAACCAGCCGGAGTTCCATGATATCACCAGAGTGCGATCGTTGCTCACATTAATCGAAAAAGAACAGGATGTTTTAAAGCTGGTTCAATCCCCGCACACGGGAATTTCGATTAAAATCGGGAAAGAAAACGACTATGAAGAGATGGAAAACTGCAGTCTGATTACGGCTTCTTATTCTGTTGATCAGAAGCAGATCGGCTCAATTGCGATCATCGGCCCGACCCGCATGAATTATTCCAGGGTTGTCAGTCTGCTTCAGCATGTGACTTCGGACTTGTCAAAAGCATTGACAAGTTTGTATGATGAATAA
- the rpsU gene encoding 30S ribosomal protein S21 has translation MSKTVVRKNESLEDALRRFKRSVSKTGTLQEARKREFYEKPSVKRKKKSEAARKRKF, from the coding sequence ATGTCAAAAACGGTCGTTAGAAAAAACGAATCGCTTGAAGATGCTCTTCGTCGCTTCAAACGCAGTGTATCAAAGACAGGTACTTTGCAAGAAGCAAGAAAGCGCGAATTTTATGAAAAACCTAGCGTAAAGCGCAAGAAAAAGTCTGAAGCTGCTAGAAAACGCAAATTCTAA
- the grpE gene encoding nucleotide exchange factor GrpE produces the protein MSEEKQTIEQNEIEEQEVIEEQAAAEEQQKETNESELLQNQMNELQGLLEEKENKLLRVQADFENYKRRSRLEMEASQKYRSQNIVADLLPALDSFERALQVEADNEQTKSLLQGMEMVHRQLVEALKKEGVEAIEAVGQEFDPNLHQAVMQAEDENYGSNIVVEEMQKGYKLKDRVIRPSMVKVNQ, from the coding sequence ATGTCAGAAGAAAAACAAACCATTGAACAAAACGAAATAGAAGAGCAAGAAGTCATTGAGGAACAAGCTGCTGCTGAAGAACAGCAGAAAGAAACAAATGAAAGCGAACTTCTTCAAAATCAAATGAACGAATTGCAAGGTTTGCTTGAGGAAAAAGAAAACAAACTTTTGCGTGTTCAAGCAGACTTTGAAAATTATAAACGACGCAGCCGTTTAGAAATGGAAGCGTCCCAAAAATACCGTTCTCAAAATATCGTCGCTGATTTGCTGCCGGCTCTTGACAGCTTTGAAAGAGCGCTGCAGGTTGAAGCCGACAATGAACAGACGAAAAGTTTGCTTCAGGGAATGGAAATGGTCCACCGTCAGCTCGTAGAAGCCTTGAAAAAAGAAGGCGTGGAAGCCATCGAAGCTGTAGGGCAGGAATTTGATCCTAATCTGCACCAAGCCGTTATGCAGGCGGAAGATGAAAATTACGGCTCCAACATTGTTGTTGAAGAAATGCAAAAAGGTTATAAGCTGAAGGATCGCGTCATTCGCCCTTCCATGGTCAAAGTGAATCAATAA
- the dnaK gene encoding molecular chaperone DnaK, producing MSKVIGIDLGTTNSCVAVLEGGEPKVIANAEGNRTTPSVVAFKNGERQVGEVAKRQSITNPNTIMSVKRHMGTDYKVEIEGKDYTPQEVSAIILQHLKSYAESYLGETVSKAVITVPAYFNDAERQATKDAGKIAGLEVERIINEPTAAALAYGLDKTDEDQTILVYDLGGGTFDVSILELGDGVFEVRSTAGDNRLGGDDFDQVIIDHLVSEFKKENGIDLSKDKMALQRLKDAAEKAKKDLSGVSSTQISLPFITAGEAGPLHLELTLTRAKFEELSSHLVERTMGPVRQALQDAGLSASEIDKIILVGGSTRIPAVQEAIKKETGKEAHKGVNPDEVVALGAAIQGGVITGDVKDVVLLDVTPLSLGIETMGGVFTKLIDRNTTIPTSKSQVFSTAADNQTAVDIHVLQGERPMSADNKTLGRFQLTDIPPAPRGVPQIEVSFDIDKNGIVNVRAKDLGTGKEQNITIKSSSGLSDDEIERMVKEAEENADSDAKKKEEIEVRNEADQLVFQTEKTLKDLEGKVDEDQVKKANDAKEALKAAIEKNEFEEIKAKKDELQTIVQELSMKLYEEAAKQQQAQGDANAEGKADDNVVDAEYEEVNDDQNKK from the coding sequence GTGAGTAAAGTTATCGGAATCGACTTAGGAACAACAAACTCATGTGTGGCAGTGCTTGAAGGCGGCGAGCCTAAAGTCATTGCTAACGCTGAAGGAAACCGCACAACGCCATCAGTTGTTGCATTCAAAAACGGTGAACGCCAAGTAGGGGAAGTGGCTAAACGCCAATCTATCACAAACCCTAACACAATCATGTCTGTTAAACGCCATATGGGTACTGATTATAAAGTTGAAATTGAAGGAAAAGATTACACTCCTCAAGAAGTGTCTGCTATCATCCTTCAACACCTTAAATCATACGCTGAAAGCTATCTTGGCGAAACAGTATCAAAAGCAGTGATCACAGTTCCTGCATACTTTAACGATGCTGAGCGTCAAGCGACAAAAGACGCTGGTAAAATTGCAGGTCTTGAAGTAGAACGTATCATCAATGAGCCGACTGCAGCAGCGCTTGCATACGGACTTGATAAAACAGATGAAGATCAAACGATCCTGGTATACGACCTTGGCGGCGGTACTTTCGACGTTTCAATCCTTGAGCTTGGCGACGGTGTGTTCGAAGTTCGTTCAACTGCCGGTGACAACCGTCTCGGCGGTGACGATTTTGACCAAGTCATCATCGATCATCTTGTGTCTGAATTCAAAAAAGAAAACGGCATTGATTTGTCAAAAGACAAAATGGCGCTTCAGCGTTTGAAAGACGCAGCTGAAAAAGCGAAAAAAGATCTTTCCGGCGTATCTTCTACGCAAATTTCTTTACCGTTTATCACAGCTGGAGAAGCAGGACCGCTTCACCTTGAACTGACATTAACCCGCGCTAAATTCGAAGAGCTTTCTTCCCATTTAGTAGAGCGTACAATGGGTCCTGTCCGTCAAGCGCTGCAAGATGCAGGACTTTCTGCAAGCGAAATCGACAAAATCATCCTTGTCGGCGGATCAACTCGTATCCCTGCCGTACAAGAAGCAATCAAAAAAGAAACTGGAAAAGAAGCGCATAAAGGCGTAAACCCAGATGAAGTTGTAGCGCTTGGTGCTGCGATTCAGGGCGGCGTTATCACTGGTGACGTAAAAGACGTAGTTCTTCTTGACGTTACACCGCTTTCTCTAGGTATCGAAACAATGGGCGGCGTGTTCACAAAATTGATCGACCGCAACACGACGATTCCGACAAGCAAATCTCAAGTGTTCTCAACTGCTGCTGATAACCAAACAGCTGTTGATATCCATGTTCTTCAGGGTGAGCGACCAATGTCTGCCGACAATAAAACACTCGGCCGCTTCCAGCTTACTGATATCCCGCCAGCACCGCGCGGCGTGCCTCAAATCGAAGTTTCTTTCGATATTGATAAAAACGGTATCGTAAACGTAAGAGCAAAAGACTTGGGCACAGGAAAAGAGCAAAACATTACAATCAAATCTTCTTCAGGTCTTTCTGATGATGAGATCGAACGCATGGTAAAAGAAGCTGAAGAAAATGCTGACTCTGATGCGAAGAAAAAAGAAGAAATCGAAGTCCGAAACGAAGCAGATCAGCTTGTTTTCCAAACTGAGAAAACTTTAAAAGATCTTGAAGGCAAAGTGGATGAAGACCAAGTGAAAAAAGCCAATGATGCCAAAGAAGCTTTAAAAGCGGCGATTGAGAAAAACGAGTTTGAAGAGATCAAAGCGAAAAAAGATGAGCTTCAAACAATCGTTCAAGAGCTTTCTATGAAACTTTATGAAGAAGCTGCCAAACAACAGCAAGCTCAAGGCGATGCAAATGCTGAAGGCAAAGCGGATGACAACGTTGTTGACGCTGAATATGAAGAAGTAAACGACGACCAAAACAAAAAATAA